The following coding sequences lie in one Amycolatopsis cihanbeyliensis genomic window:
- a CDS encoding non-ribosomal peptide synthetase, with protein MAGSTFDDVLPLSPLQEGLLFLALYGEQALDVYIAQLAVDLDGALDGEAMRESVAALLRRHPNLRASFRYEKLSKPVQVIPRDVTVPWREVDLSHLDERSRQVELDRLLEEEAAFRFDLTSGPMLRFTLIRLGERRNRLMLNSHHILLDGWSTARMMRELFQLYDRRGDDTGMPRVTPYSQYLSWLAAQDRPAAENAWRGALSGLEEPTLLAPDAPGTSVRPHRLEVSMPEWLAEGVRETARRNGVTLNTVFQGCWALLLSRLTGRSDVVFGSTVSGRPAELPGVETMVGLFINTLPIRVPVRPDDTLAGVLTAVQERSTALLPHQHLSLPDIQRCAGLPTLFDTLTVTENYPMDDGDIEELAGDLRLAGVVGNDANHYPLSIAALPHGELKLRFGYQPEVFSRGEIESIGAGFRRLFEAFVADPHQPVGRVEVLADAERAHPLELGVGTGSGEDGATVPELFDEQVRQHPDEVALSYEGRTMTYAELEGEANRLARLLIRRGVGPERLVALALPRSPELVISMLAVLKAGGAYLPVDTTYPADRISYLLTDSDPALVLTTAAAAGVLPDSCPADRVVLDDQDVAGTLTALPGDPIAQGERTSRLSPRNPAYVIYTSGSTGRPKGVVVSHTGVADLVATHVERFGAGPGSRVLQFASPSFDAAFWELCMGLLSGATLVLAPDERLMPGNALAELVAEHEVTHATIPPAALAVLASRDLPSVRLLVVAGEACGPELVEEWSADRTMINAYGPTETTVCASMTGPLAGAEAPSIGGPFGAAGLRVLDGALRPVPPGVDGELYVSGAGVARGYLNRPGLTAQRFVPDPFAGDGTRMYRTGDLVRWRVPGEGAGAGHGELEFVGRADDQVKIRGFRIELGEISSALTAHADVDQAVVVVREPEPGDKRLVAYLVPASGSAVPKPAVLRQHVAGTLPEHMMPSAFVPMDAIPLTPNGKVDRKALPEPDLTGELAGRVPRTPQEEILCSLFAELLGVPRVAVDDNFFDLGGHSLLATRLVTRLRALFGVELTLREVFQAPTPADIAGKVTRTGESRPALLPADRPAYVPLSSAQRRLWFLNRFEGPSPTYNIPLALRLSGELDAAALQDALLDVVARHETLRTVFPERDGHPYQRILDPAHARLELSVQDATGDSPADLDAALGVFAARGFRLTEELPLRAGLFRTGRAEHVLLIVLHHIVGDGWSMVPFARDLSVSYTARLEGREPGQAPLPVQYADYTLWHQRLLGDEEEAGSLAGEQFAYWARVLDGIPDELSLPTDRPRTAQPSYRGDSIRFRLEPELHQRLLTFARNTQSSLFMVLQAGLAVLLSRSGAGEDIPMGTPIAGRTDDALDELVGFFLNTLVLRTDVSGDPSFRELVRRVRETDLSAYANQDLPFERLVELINPPRSVARHPLFQVMFTLQNNQMAELTLPGVRVDPYPQHNTSAKFDLLFEMFEQRAEDGSPAGIQGKVNYSCDLFDRDTVQALADRLARVLVAAVTDPERAVTVVDVLDPVERHRLVTGSNDTAHEVPAATLPELFERRVGGDPEATAVVHGSAALSYLELNSRANKLAHLLIRRGIGPEHTVAIALGRSPELIVAVCAVLKAGAAYLPVDAGYPAERITFMLADAAPSLVLTAEGTLPEPSVVGDVPRLALDAPETEAEVARQPDTDPRDAERTSPLRADSPAYVIYTSGSTGRPKGVVMPAGAMVNLLSWHHEAIGGAPGERVAQFTATSFDVSAQEILSALLGGKTLVVPDDDIRRDAAAFARWLDEHRVNELYAPNLVIDSVVEAAREQRLELPHLRTIVQAGEALAATPKLREFCAGQPERRLHNHYGPTETHVVTAKALPAEPAGWPATVPIGTPVWNDQVYVLDDRLNPTATGVVGELYLAGAGLARGYLNRPGLTAQRFVPNPFGAPGARMYRTGDLARWTPEGELEYRGRTDDQVKIRGFRVELGEIETTLAAHPDVASAAVLAREDRPGVRQLVAYTVPVSGQVAPDSPTLRKHIAGELPEYMVPSAFVALDALPLTPNGKLDRAALPAPELGSGAPRQPRTPQEEILCGLFAEVLGLPKVGVDDNFFDLGGHSLLATRLVSRARSVLDVELAVRDLFEASTPAQLATSLGQAGRARLALAPRERPEEIPLSFGQRRLWFLNRLEGRSATYNLPVAVRLSGELDREALAAALADVVARHESLRTVFPDVDGRPHQVILDAAPELTVQDVAERDIDAKVTEAASYAFDIATEIPIRGYLFALERTEHVLVLVLHHIAADGWSMAPFGRDLSAAYAARCAGKEPVWSPLPVQYADYTQWQHEVLGSEDDEDSPISRQAEYWMSTLADLPEELALPADRPRPATPSYHGQSVRVRFDSELHAGLLELARSDRASLFMTVHAGLAALLSRLGSGTDIPIGTAIAGRTDDALDELVGFFLNTLVLRTDLSGSPTFRQLLTRVRETDLAAYANQDLPFERLVERLNPERSMARQSLVQVMLSLENTAEAGVELTGLEPRRQQIGLEVARFDLMFAFAETYAEDGSPTGIEGTATYSTDLFDRETVEELAARLVRVLSAAVADPDLPVRGLEVLSPDERARLRRWNDTGAEVPAATFPELFAAQLARTPDAVAVESDEVTLSYAELAERAARLARYLIELGAGPEHVVAQVLGRSVESVVASVAVLQAGAAFLPVDPDYPAERIAFMLSDAEPSVVLTTEETAGVVPTVQGTTVVALDSAETVAALAERRADEVGDAERIAPLSLGAPAYLIYTSGSSGVPKGVVVPHAGLASFAAAEIEQFAVTADSRVLRFSSPSFDASVLELCMALLSGAAVVVPGPEVLAGEVLAGVLADRAVTHALIPPAALASMPAEPLPAFDGLIVGGDACSAELVRRWAPGRRMVNAYGPTESTVAATISEPLLPGGGVPIGRPVRDTRVFVLDGALCEVPVGMPGELYVSGAGLARGYLKRTSLTAERFVAHPFGAPGERMYRTGDVVRWRQDGQLEFIGRADEQVKIRGFRIEPGEIETVLARHDDVDQAAVVAHEQAPGSKRLVGYLVAAPGRAVDQEAIREYASSRLPDYMVPSLLVTLDSLPLTPNGKLDRKALPAPELAPASDTHPRTEQEAVLCRLCAELLGVAEVGVDDGFFSLGGDSITAIQLVTRARKAGLMFGPREVFRHRTIRELAAAATTAEGSTPLAEADADAGIGEVPMTPVVAWLRDRGGPIDRLNQSMLMQAPAELDEQRLARVLQTLLDHHDALRARLRRSGEEWTLEVPERGQVRAADLIRRVDIAGLDEAARRDVLVEHGAAALTRLDPDGGSMVQAVWFDAGPDQRGRLLLAVHHLVVDGVSWRILPGDLAVAWDAERSEGDARLEPVGTALREWARLLVDEARRPERVAELPGWQQRLSGAPAPLAELAVNPARDLTRTLRSVSMSLPTETTAAVLTTLPAVFHASVNDVLLTGLTLAFADWRRSRFGGATEGLLLSTEGHGREQQIFERAELSRTVGWFTTIYPVSLDPGRVDWDQVWSGGAAVGEALRRIKEQLRSVPDNGIGYGLLRYLNPETAPTLAQLPTPQVGFNYLGRFETSTGTAAEDWALAPEGGALGGVDPDMPVAHALEITANVQDHADGPRLDVTWQWPDALLDEPAVRALGESWFRALASLVQHAEQVGDSRHTPSDMDLIEVSQDELDDLEDELSAQ; from the coding sequence ATGGCTGGGTCGACCTTCGACGATGTACTGCCGCTGTCGCCGCTGCAGGAAGGGCTGCTCTTCCTCGCGCTGTACGGCGAGCAGGCGCTCGACGTCTACATCGCCCAGCTGGCTGTCGACCTCGATGGCGCGCTGGACGGCGAGGCGATGCGGGAGTCGGTGGCGGCGTTGCTGCGCCGGCATCCCAACCTGCGCGCGAGCTTCCGCTACGAGAAGCTGAGCAAGCCGGTGCAGGTCATCCCGCGCGACGTGACCGTGCCCTGGCGAGAGGTCGACCTCAGCCACCTCGACGAGCGGAGCCGGCAAGTCGAACTGGACCGGCTGCTGGAGGAGGAGGCCGCCTTCCGGTTCGACCTGACCTCGGGGCCGATGCTGCGGTTCACCTTGATCAGGCTGGGTGAGCGGCGGAACCGGCTGATGCTCAACAGCCACCACATACTCCTGGACGGCTGGTCCACCGCGCGGATGATGCGAGAGCTGTTCCAGCTCTACGACCGGCGCGGGGACGACACCGGGATGCCGCGTGTCACGCCGTACAGCCAGTACCTTTCCTGGCTCGCCGCGCAGGACCGGCCCGCGGCCGAGAACGCGTGGCGGGGCGCGCTGAGTGGCCTGGAGGAGCCGACGCTGCTGGCCCCGGACGCGCCCGGCACCTCGGTACGACCGCACCGGCTCGAGGTGTCGATGCCGGAGTGGCTCGCGGAAGGGGTGCGCGAGACCGCCCGCCGCAACGGCGTCACGCTGAACACCGTTTTCCAGGGCTGCTGGGCGCTGCTGCTTTCCCGCCTCACCGGCCGCTCCGACGTGGTGTTCGGGTCCACCGTCTCGGGAAGGCCCGCCGAACTGCCCGGTGTCGAGACGATGGTCGGGCTTTTCATCAACACCCTGCCCATCCGCGTGCCGGTACGGCCGGACGACACGCTGGCCGGCGTGCTGACCGCGGTGCAGGAGCGGTCCACCGCGCTGCTGCCGCACCAGCACCTGAGCCTGCCGGACATCCAGCGCTGTGCCGGGTTGCCGACCCTGTTCGACACCCTCACCGTCACCGAGAACTACCCGATGGACGACGGTGACATCGAGGAGCTCGCCGGCGACCTGCGGCTGGCCGGCGTCGTGGGCAACGACGCGAACCACTACCCGCTGAGCATCGCCGCGTTGCCGCACGGCGAGCTGAAACTGCGCTTCGGGTACCAGCCGGAGGTGTTCTCGCGCGGGGAGATCGAGTCGATCGGGGCCGGGTTCCGGCGGTTGTTCGAGGCGTTCGTCGCGGACCCGCACCAGCCGGTCGGCCGGGTCGAGGTGCTGGCCGACGCCGAGCGTGCCCACCCGCTCGAGCTCGGCGTGGGAACGGGCTCGGGCGAGGACGGCGCCACCGTTCCCGAACTGTTCGACGAGCAGGTGCGGCAGCACCCGGACGAGGTCGCGCTGTCCTACGAGGGCCGCACGATGACCTACGCCGAGCTCGAAGGGGAGGCCAACCGTCTCGCCCGGCTCCTGATCCGGCGCGGAGTGGGGCCGGAGCGGCTGGTGGCGCTGGCCTTGCCGCGGTCGCCGGAGCTCGTGATCTCGATGCTGGCGGTGCTGAAGGCGGGCGGCGCCTACCTGCCGGTGGACACCACCTACCCCGCGGACCGCATCTCGTACCTGCTCACCGACTCCGACCCGGCACTCGTGCTGACGACCGCGGCCGCGGCGGGGGTGTTGCCCGACTCCTGCCCCGCCGACCGGGTCGTGCTCGACGATCAGGACGTGGCGGGCACGCTCACCGCGTTGCCGGGTGACCCGATCGCGCAGGGCGAGCGGACCAGCCGGCTGTCCCCCCGCAACCCGGCGTACGTGATCTACACCTCCGGCTCGACCGGAAGGCCGAAGGGCGTCGTGGTCTCGCACACCGGCGTCGCCGATCTCGTGGCCACCCATGTCGAGCGGTTCGGGGCGGGCCCCGGCAGCCGGGTGCTGCAGTTCGCCTCGCCCAGCTTCGACGCGGCGTTCTGGGAGCTGTGCATGGGCCTGCTCTCCGGCGCCACGCTGGTGCTGGCGCCGGACGAGCGCCTGATGCCGGGCAACGCGCTCGCCGAGCTGGTCGCCGAGCACGAGGTCACCCATGCCACCATCCCGCCGGCCGCGCTGGCCGTGCTGGCGTCGCGCGATCTGCCTTCCGTGCGGCTGCTGGTGGTGGCCGGTGAGGCCTGCGGGCCGGAGCTGGTCGAGGAGTGGTCGGCGGACCGCACCATGATCAACGCGTACGGGCCAACCGAGACGACGGTCTGCGCATCGATGACCGGGCCGCTGGCAGGCGCCGAGGCGCCGTCCATCGGCGGGCCGTTCGGGGCGGCCGGACTGCGGGTGCTGGACGGTGCCTTGCGTCCGGTGCCACCGGGCGTGGACGGGGAGCTCTACGTCTCCGGTGCGGGTGTGGCGCGCGGCTACCTGAACCGTCCGGGTCTGACCGCGCAACGGTTCGTGCCGGATCCGTTCGCGGGCGACGGCACCCGCATGTACCGCACGGGCGATCTGGTGCGGTGGCGGGTGCCGGGCGAGGGCGCCGGTGCGGGCCATGGCGAGCTGGAGTTCGTCGGGCGGGCCGACGACCAGGTGAAGATCCGTGGTTTCCGGATCGAGCTCGGTGAGATCTCCTCCGCGCTGACCGCGCACGCGGACGTGGACCAGGCGGTGGTCGTGGTCAGGGAGCCGGAGCCGGGGGACAAGCGGCTGGTGGCCTACCTGGTCCCCGCGTCGGGGTCCGCCGTGCCCAAGCCCGCGGTGCTGCGGCAGCATGTCGCCGGCACGCTGCCGGAGCACATGATGCCTTCGGCCTTCGTTCCGATGGACGCGATCCCGTTGACCCCCAACGGAAAGGTCGACCGCAAGGCCCTCCCCGAGCCCGACCTCACCGGCGAGCTGGCCGGCCGGGTACCACGCACGCCGCAGGAAGAGATCCTGTGCTCGCTGTTCGCCGAGCTGCTCGGTGTCCCGCGGGTCGCGGTCGACGACAACTTCTTCGACCTCGGCGGGCACTCGCTGCTGGCGACCAGGCTGGTGACCCGGCTGCGGGCACTGTTCGGCGTCGAGCTGACCCTGCGCGAGGTGTTCCAGGCACCGACCCCCGCGGACATCGCGGGCAAGGTGACCAGGACCGGGGAGAGCAGGCCCGCCCTGCTGCCCGCGGACCGGCCCGCGTACGTCCCGCTGTCCAGCGCCCAGCGCAGGCTGTGGTTCCTCAACCGGTTCGAAGGGCCCAGCCCCACCTACAACATCCCGCTGGCGTTGCGGCTGTCCGGTGAGCTGGACGCGGCCGCCTTGCAGGACGCGCTGCTGGACGTCGTGGCCCGGCACGAGACCCTGCGCACCGTGTTTCCCGAGCGGGACGGCCATCCCTACCAGCGGATCCTCGATCCCGCGCACGCGCGGCTCGAGCTGTCCGTCCAGGACGCCACCGGGGACTCCCCCGCGGACCTGGACGCCGCGCTCGGCGTGTTCGCGGCGCGGGGCTTCCGGCTCACCGAGGAGCTGCCGCTGCGCGCCGGGCTCTTCCGGACCGGTAGGGCAGAGCACGTGCTGCTCATCGTGCTGCACCACATCGTGGGGGACGGCTGGTCGATGGTGCCGTTCGCCAGGGACCTCTCGGTGAGCTACACGGCACGGCTGGAGGGGCGCGAGCCGGGGCAGGCACCGCTGCCGGTGCAGTACGCCGACTACACGCTGTGGCACCAGCGGCTGCTCGGCGACGAGGAGGAGGCCGGGAGCCTTGCCGGCGAGCAGTTCGCGTACTGGGCGCGGGTTCTGGACGGCATCCCGGACGAGCTGAGCCTGCCCACCGACCGGCCGCGTACGGCGCAGCCCAGCTACCGGGGGGACAGCATCAGGTTCAGGTTGGAGCCCGAGCTGCACCAGCGCCTGCTCACCTTCGCGCGCAACACCCAGTCCAGCCTGTTCATGGTGCTGCAAGCCGGGCTGGCGGTGCTGCTGTCGCGGTCCGGAGCGGGCGAGGACATCCCGATGGGCACCCCGATCGCGGGCCGTACCGACGACGCGCTGGACGAGCTGGTCGGGTTCTTCCTCAACACGCTGGTGCTGCGCACCGACGTCTCGGGCGATCCGAGCTTCCGGGAACTGGTACGGCGGGTGCGCGAGACCGACCTTTCCGCGTACGCCAACCAGGACCTGCCGTTCGAGCGCCTGGTCGAGCTGATCAACCCGCCGCGGTCGGTGGCCCGGCACCCGCTGTTCCAGGTGATGTTCACCCTGCAGAACAACCAGATGGCCGAGCTCACGCTGCCGGGTGTGCGGGTGGACCCCTACCCGCAGCACAACACCTCGGCCAAGTTCGACCTGCTGTTCGAGATGTTCGAGCAGCGCGCCGAGGACGGTTCCCCCGCGGGGATCCAGGGCAAGGTCAACTACAGCTGTGACCTCTTCGACCGGGACACCGTGCAGGCGCTGGCCGACCGGCTGGCGCGGGTACTGGTCGCCGCCGTGACCGACCCGGAACGCGCGGTCACCGTGGTGGACGTGCTCGACCCTGTCGAGCGGCACCGGCTCGTGACGGGCAGCAACGACACCGCACACGAGGTGCCGGCCGCCACCCTGCCGGAGCTGTTCGAGCGGCGGGTCGGCGGCGACCCGGAAGCCACCGCCGTCGTGCACGGCTCCGCCGCGCTGTCCTACCTCGAGCTGAACTCCCGGGCGAACAAGCTGGCACACCTGCTGATCCGGCGCGGGATCGGGCCGGAGCACACGGTGGCGATCGCACTCGGCCGCTCACCCGAACTGATCGTCGCGGTGTGCGCGGTGCTCAAGGCCGGGGCGGCCTACTTGCCGGTGGACGCGGGGTACCCCGCGGAGCGGATCACTTTCATGCTCGCCGACGCGGCACCCTCGCTGGTGCTCACGGCCGAGGGAACGCTCCCCGAGCCGAGCGTGGTGGGGGATGTGCCGCGCCTGGCGCTCGACGCTCCGGAAACCGAGGCGGAGGTGGCCCGGCAGCCGGACACCGACCCGCGGGACGCCGAACGCACCTCGCCACTGCGCGCGGACAGCCCGGCCTACGTGATCTACACCTCCGGTTCGACGGGCAGGCCCAAGGGCGTGGTCATGCCGGCCGGCGCCATGGTGAACCTGCTGTCCTGGCACCACGAGGCCATCGGTGGCGCCCCGGGTGAGCGGGTCGCGCAGTTCACCGCGACCAGTTTCGACGTGTCGGCCCAGGAGATCCTGTCCGCCCTGCTCGGCGGCAAGACGCTGGTGGTGCCCGACGACGACATCCGGCGGGACGCCGCGGCCTTCGCGCGGTGGCTGGACGAGCACCGGGTCAACGAGCTCTACGCCCCGAACCTGGTGATCGACTCGGTCGTCGAGGCGGCCAGGGAACAGCGGCTGGAGCTGCCGCACCTGCGGACGATCGTGCAGGCGGGCGAGGCGCTGGCGGCCACGCCGAAGCTTCGCGAGTTCTGCGCCGGGCAGCCGGAGCGGCGGTTGCACAACCACTACGGCCCGACCGAGACCCACGTGGTGACGGCCAAGGCGCTGCCGGCCGAGCCCGCCGGCTGGCCCGCCACGGTGCCGATCGGAACGCCCGTGTGGAACGACCAGGTCTACGTGCTGGACGACCGGCTCAACCCCACGGCGACCGGGGTCGTCGGCGAGCTGTACCTGGCGGGCGCGGGGCTGGCCCGCGGCTACCTGAACCGGCCGGGCCTTACCGCGCAGCGGTTCGTGCCCAACCCGTTCGGCGCGCCGGGCGCCCGGATGTACCGCACCGGCGACCTGGCGAGGTGGACCCCCGAAGGGGAGCTGGAGTACCGCGGCCGTACCGACGACCAGGTCAAGATCCGGGGTTTCCGGGTGGAGCTCGGCGAGATCGAGACGACGCTGGCCGCGCACCCCGACGTGGCCTCGGCGGCCGTGCTGGCCAGGGAGGACCGTCCAGGGGTCCGTCAACTGGTCGCGTACACCGTGCCGGTTTCCGGTCAGGTGGCGCCGGACTCACCCACGCTGCGCAAGCACATCGCGGGTGAGTTGCCCGAGTACATGGTGCCTTCGGCGTTCGTGGCGCTGGACGCCTTGCCGTTGACGCCGAACGGAAAGCTGGACCGCGCCGCGTTGCCCGCACCGGAGCTCGGGTCGGGCGCGCCGCGGCAGCCGCGCACCCCGCAGGAGGAGATCCTGTGCGGCCTCTTCGCGGAGGTGCTCGGCCTGCCGAAGGTGGGCGTCGACGACAACTTCTTCGACCTCGGCGGGCACTCCCTGCTGGCCACCCGCCTGGTCAGCAGGGCAAGGTCGGTTCTCGACGTGGAACTGGCCGTACGTGACCTGTTCGAGGCGTCGACCCCGGCGCAGCTGGCCACGTCGCTCGGCCAGGCCGGGCGTGCCCGCCTCGCGCTGGCCCCACGGGAACGGCCCGAGGAGATACCGCTGTCCTTCGGCCAGCGCCGCCTGTGGTTCCTCAACCGGCTGGAAGGGCGTAGCGCCACCTACAACCTGCCGGTGGCCGTGCGGCTCTCCGGCGAGCTCGACCGGGAGGCGCTGGCTGCCGCGCTGGCGGACGTCGTGGCCAGGCACGAGAGCCTGCGCACCGTCTTCCCGGACGTCGACGGCAGGCCGCACCAGGTCATCCTGGACGCCGCCCCTGAGCTGACCGTGCAGGACGTTGCGGAGCGGGACATCGACGCGAAGGTGACCGAGGCGGCGTCCTACGCCTTCGACATCGCCACCGAGATCCCGATCCGCGGGTACCTGTTCGCGCTGGAGCGTACCGAGCACGTCCTGGTCCTGGTGCTGCATCACATCGCAGCGGACGGATGGTCGATGGCGCCGTTCGGCCGGGACCTCTCCGCCGCCTACGCGGCCCGGTGCGCGGGCAAGGAGCCGGTGTGGTCCCCGCTGCCGGTGCAGTACGCCGACTACACCCAGTGGCAGCACGAGGTGCTGGGCAGCGAGGACGACGAGGACAGTCCCATCTCCCGGCAGGCGGAGTACTGGATGTCCACGCTGGCCGACCTTCCGGAGGAGCTGGCGCTGCCCGCCGACCGCCCGCGGCCCGCGACGCCCAGCTACCACGGGCAGAGCGTCCGGGTCCGGTTCGACTCCGAACTGCACGCGGGGTTGCTCGAGCTGGCGAGGAGCGACCGGGCCAGCCTGTTCATGACCGTGCACGCGGGGCTGGCTGCGTTGCTGAGCAGGCTGGGCTCGGGCACCGACATCCCGATCGGTACGGCCATCGCCGGCCGTACCGACGACGCGCTGGACGAGCTGGTCGGGTTCTTCCTCAACACGCTGGTGCTGCGCACCGACCTCTCGGGTTCCCCGACCTTCCGGCAGTTGCTGACACGGGTCAGGGAGACCGACCTTGCCGCCTACGCCAACCAGGACCTGCCCTTCGAACGGCTCGTGGAGCGGCTCAACCCCGAGCGGTCGATGGCCCGGCAGTCGCTGGTCCAGGTGATGCTTTCGTTGGAGAACACCGCCGAGGCCGGCGTCGAGCTGACGGGTCTCGAGCCGAGGCGGCAGCAGATCGGGCTCGAGGTCGCCAGGTTCGACCTCATGTTCGCCTTCGCCGAGACCTACGCCGAGGACGGCAGCCCGACCGGCATCGAAGGCACCGCGACCTACAGCACCGACCTGTTCGACCGGGAGACCGTCGAGGAGCTCGCCGCGCGCCTGGTGCGGGTGCTGTCGGCGGCGGTGGCCGACCCCGACCTGCCGGTGCGCGGGCTCGAGGTGCTGTCCCCGGACGAGCGGGCGCGACTGCGGCGCTGGAACGACACCGGCGCCGAGGTGCCCGCGGCGACCTTCCCCGAGCTCTTCGCGGCTCAGCTGGCGCGCACGCCGGACGCGGTGGCGGTGGAGTCGGACGAGGTGACGCTGAGCTACGCCGAACTGGCCGAACGCGCGGCCCGGCTGGCCCGTTACCTCATCGAGCTGGGAGCCGGGCCGGAACACGTGGTGGCTCAGGTGCTGGGCCGGTCGGTGGAGTCGGTGGTGGCCTCGGTCGCGGTGCTGCAGGCAGGCGCGGCCTTCCTGCCGGTCGATCCGGACTACCCCGCGGAACGGATCGCGTTCATGCTGTCCGACGCCGAGCCGTCCGTGGTGCTCACCACCGAGGAGACGGCAGGCGTGGTCCCCACGGTCCAGGGAACCACCGTGGTGGCACTGGACTCCGCGGAGACCGTGGCGGCGCTCGCCGAACGCCGGGCCGACGAGGTCGGGGACGCCGAGCGCATCGCGCCGCTCTCGCTGGGTGCGCCCGCGTACCTGATCTACACCTCGGGCTCCTCGGGGGTGCCCAAGGGCGTGGTCGTGCCGCACGCGGGGCTGGCGAGCTTCGCGGCCGCCGAGATCGAACAGTTCGCCGTCACCGCCGACAGCAGGGTGCTGCGGTTCTCCTCACCGAGCTTCGACGCCTCGGTGCTGGAGCTGTGCATGGCGCTGCTCTCGGGCGCCGCGGTCGTGGTGCCGGGGCCGGAGGTGCTCGCCGGCGAGGTGCTCGCCGGGGTACTCGCCGACCGCGCGGTGACCCATGCACTGATCCCGCCCGCGGCGCTGGCCAGCATGCCCGCCGAGCCCCTGCCCGCCTTCGACGGCCTGATCGTCGGTGGGGACGCGTGCTCGGCCGAGCTGGTACGGCGGTGGGCGCCGGGAAGGCGGATGGTCAACGCCTACGGTCCGACCGAGTCGACGGTCGCCGCCACGATCAGCGAGCCGCTGCTGCCGGGCGGCGGCGTCCCGATCGGAAGGCCGGTGCGGGACACCCGAGTGTTCGTGCTGGACGGTGCGTTGTGTGAGGTTCCGGTCGGCATGCCGGGCGAGCTGTACGTGTCCGGGGCAGGACTGGCGCGCGGGTACCTGAAGCGGACGTCGCTGACCGCCGAGCGGTTCGTGGCGCACCCGTTCGGCGCGCCGGGGGAGCGGATGTACCGCACCGGCGACGTGGTCCGCTGGCGGCAGGACGGGCAGCTGGAGTTCATCGGCCGGGCCGACGAGCAGGTGAAGATCCGGGGCTTCCGGATCGAGCCCGGCGAGATCGAGACCGTGCTGGCCCGGCACGACGACGTCGACCAGGCCGCCGTGGTCGCACATGAGCAGGCGCCAGGGTCGAAACGGCTGGTCGGTTACCTGGTGGCGGCCCCGGGGCGCGCGGTCGACCAGGAGGCGATCCGGGAGTACGCGAGTAGTCGGTTGCCCGACTACATGGTGCCTTCGTTGCTCGTCACGCTGGACAGCCTGCCGCTGACCCCGAACGGGAAACTCGACCGCAAGGCACTGCCCGCACCCGAGCTCGCCCCCGCTTCCGACACACATCCCCGCACCGAGCAGGAAGCGGTGCTGTGCCGGTTGTGTGCCGAGCTGCTCGGTGTCGCGGAGGTCGGTGTCGACGACGGGTTCTTCTCCCTCGGCGGCGACAGCATCACGGCCATCCAGCTGGTGACCCGCGCCCGCAAGGCGGGACTGATGTTCGGGCCACGCGAGGTCTTCCGGCACCGGACCATCCGCGAGCTCGCCGCGGCGGCGACCACGGCGGAGGGGAGCACGCCCCTCGCGGAAGCGGACGCGGACGCGGGCATCGGCGAGGTGCCGATGACCCCGGTCGTGGCGTGGCTGCGGGACCGGGGCGGTCCGATCGACCGGCTGAACCAGTCGATGCTGATGCAGGCGCCCGCGGAGCTCGACGAGCAACGGCTGGCGCGGGTGCTGCAGACCTTGCTGGATCACCACGACGCACTGCGCGCCCGGCTCCGCCGTAGCGGCGAGGAGTGGACGCTGGAGGTCCCGGAGCGTGGGCAGGTGCGAGCGGCCGATCTGATCCGGCGGGTGGACATCGCCGGGCTGGACGAGGCCGCACGCCGGGACGTACTGGTCGAACACGGTGCGGCGGCGCTCACCCGGTTGGATCCGGACGGCGGCTCGATGGTGCAGGCGGTGTGGTTCGACGCGGGCCCGGATCAGCGTGGTCGGTTGCTGCTGGCCGTGCACCACCTCGTGGTGGACGGGGTTTCCTGGCGCATCCTGCCGGGTGATCTGGCCGTCGCGTGGGACGCCGAGCGTTCGGAGGGCGATGCCCGGCTGGAGCCGGTCGGTACGGCCCTGCGGGAGTGGGCGCGCCTGCTGGTGGACGAGGCTCGGCGACCCGAGCGGGTCGCCGAGTTGCCCGGCTGGCAGCAGCGGCTCTCGGGCGCGCCCGCGCCGCTGGCCGAGCTTGCCGTGAACCCGGCGCGGGACCTGACCAGGACGCTGCGTTCGGTCAGCATGTCGCTGCCGACCGAGACCACCGCGGCGGTACTGACCACCCTGCCGGCGGTGTTCCACGCCTCCGTCAACGACGTGCTGCTCACCGGGCTGACGCTCGCCTTCGCCGACTGGCGGCGGAGCCGTTTCGGTGGCGCCACCGAGGGTCTGCTGCTGTCCACCGAGGGGCACGGCCGTGAGCAGCAGATCTTCGAGCGCGCCGAGCTGTCCAGGACGGTGGGCTGGTTCACGACCATCTACCCCGTCTCACTCGACCCCGGCCGGGTGGACTGGGACCAGGTGTGGAGCGGCGGCGCCGCCGTGGGCGAGGCGCTTCGGCGGATCAAGGAGCAGCTGCGGTCGGTGCCGGACAACGGCATCGGCTACGGACTGCTTCGCTACCTCAATCCGGAAACCGCACCCACGCTCGCCCAGCTCCCGACGCCGCAGGTCGGGTTCAACTATCTCGGGCGCTTCGAAACGTCGACCGGGACGGCTGCCGAGGACTGGGCGCTGGCGCCGGAAGGCGGGGCGCTCGGCGGGGTGGACCCGGACATGCCCGTCGCGCACGCGCTGGAGATCACGGCGAACGTCCAGGACCACGCGGACGGACCGCGGCTGGACGTGACCTGGCAGTGGCCCGATGCGCTGCTCGACGAGCCGGCCGTCCGTGCTCTCGGCGAGTCGTGGTTCCGGGCACTGGCATCCCTTGTCCAGCATGCCGAGCAGGTCGGGGACAGCCGTCATACACCGTCCGATATGGACCTCATCGAGGTCAGCCAGGACGAGCTGGACGACCTCGAGGACGAGCTGAGCGCGCAGTGA